DNA sequence from the Ochotona princeps isolate mOchPri1 chromosome 5, mOchPri1.hap1, whole genome shotgun sequence genome:
GCTTCCCCTTGAAGTTTGTGTTCACTCCCATttgttaaaacatttaaaacaagtgACTGAATAGCCCCGCCCACCCGCCCCCTTTGGTGGTAACATTCCAAAGCCCATGAAGATAGGAGAATGTGCTGTTCTGTCACCTTTGACCTTATGGCCACGGCAGTAAATTGGAAACAGTGCTAGTGTGTCCGAATCTAGACCTCAGGAATCCAGACGAGTGTGTTCAGAATAAATACAAACCTCCAAGATGGCTTATtcagtattttctgtttcttggccTATTTGTCTTCCTCAGACAGGTGCTGTTCTCATTTCCTGTTGCACAAGAAGTTAACTTCGTGTATCCCTGAAGGTTGGGGGGAGCAgacctcctcctcgtcctccttgGCTGTTGTGCTTCCCCTTGGTGGCTGGGCTACACAGCTGTGCTTTCTATGGagtaaattaagatttttttctgtttgggagGCATCAAAATGgagattgtttttcattttattttagcaGGTGACCTCTCTGCACTAAGAACAATCTTTTTTCCTCTATCTTTTCCATGGGCCTGTTTTCACACCTTACATTTGAAAGGGTTTCATGGAATTGGCAGGTGACTGCTCAGTCTTCGGGAAGAGTGGGCACCTGTTCACTTACGGACTTCACTGGCCAGGAGCTCTTGAGTGGTGTGCAAGTGATTGttgagccccacccccacccacctcgAATCTTTTAGAGCAGGTGAGATTTTAGCACTGGGTTGTCTGGTTTGATGATATTTTGTTTCTGAGGAACTGCGGACAGTAACAGAGCACCTGGTCAGAACCCAGTATTCTTCCCTGCACAACTGTCTTAAGTAAACGTGCActtaagttttctttaaaaataattcttgatGTTTTTAGGAATATACTTGAAAAGATATGCCATGTTTGATAAATGCCCTCCAACTATTCAGACTACTTAAAGGACTGTATTAAGTGCAACTTAGTGAAAGTTATCATTTACTCCTTCCAGAACTACTCCAACTTTTGCATAAGGTCTGTGTAGCAAAACTATCCCATGAGTTGAGCAGGAGCGCAGGAAGCAGCCTTCGAGAGCCTTACTGAAGTTATTACATGCAGGCATGGAGCCCATTCATCTTTTAAGTTGGCTTTATGCTGATCTTTGTTCCTATTGAGTATCATAATTCTAAAATTATGAAACTACAGGGCCTAGCTGTGAATAAGTGATCCTTGCTAAATAAGgtttttgtaaaaaaagaaaacaaaacttattTTCACATTAAACTGAAACCTCTTTTGCAACTTCAGGATTCTACAGAAAAGCAGTTTTTAATCATATTTCTGTccatgtaccttttttttttttttttttaagaaaacggTTTACAAAAAGGAATGTCAGTTGTGACCTGGCCAGTTGTGCTTTCTAGCTCCCGGGAGAGTTCACTGTCCAAATCATTCAGGAAGGCCGAGGGAGCAGCCGCCAGTCATGTTTCTCTTGTGTGCCATTGAGCCACCTCCAGATGAGTGGGGCAacattcactttttaattttttaattgtatttgggATTGGTTATTGCTGTGTACTAAAATGACCTAAATAAAAATCCCAGAAAGTATATTTAGATGTCTAGCGAAGTTATTCACATAAGCCACCTTGTCATGCCCACCTCCTCTGTGCGTCTTACCTCTCGGAGCTCCCTCAGTCAGGTAACCGGGATACTGTGGTGTGTGTGAACACTGCCATTCAGGTTTTAAAGGAAGGCTGAGAGGGATTTTTCTCCAACTTCCAAACACGAAAGTTTTAGACATAAGAACAGCCTGGGTTCAGAGACGCTGACTATCTAGTCTTCTGTTGGCCTTTGCTTGGCCCCCTTTGGGTTACTTTGGAATTTACACCTCCAGAGGAAATGTTCTGTGGGTTTCTGGTGGGGTGAAGGTAAGAGCTCTGATTCCATGCTTTTGTCGGCCTGTGCTCACAGTACAGACCCTTCCTCCAGCTTTCACAACCAGAAAGGACTGGCGGATGGTTTCCATGGATGGAAATGGAGTATGCAAGCACACATACCATGACACTGGCAACTCAGTGCATGTTTTGACCCCAGAACACGGAAACAAAGCATCCCTTTTTTTCTGCTACTTTTTACTAGTTGtactttatttgaagaaaaaactCCTTAGTGTATCATTTCTGAATCACTAATAAATATTTAGTAGCCTAAGCTCCCCAGTTTGTTGGCATTAACTAAACTATCCTTCAAAGTTAACAAGTAGAACACATCAAACTAGTTTATTCATGTTTACACTTGATTTGTTCTTATTGTACAGTTTATACTTAGGTACCCGAacataaacaaaattataaatgGTGCCGatccacacacaccctcctcaaAGTCCCCGCGTTTGAATGAATTCTATTGTTTGGTGTTTATTATTAGTTAAGGACTGGGCAAGCTGACATAATGCAAACATGTAACCGGAAAACAAACTTAGGCTGACTGTACGACCACTGTCCCAAGTCATTACAATAGTTTACTGACAGGAACTGGCAAGAGTCACTTGAAAAATAACTTCATTCAGCAGAACAAAAACATGGTCAGTAGTACTGAATTTCTcatatatttctctctctatttatATATTGGTATCTGTTAGCTCTGCACAATAGGGAGCAAGGCACATAATGAAATGAGAGCATACATCTATGCGAGGAAAACAGTGGAGCCGAGAAAAACGCGAGCTGCTTCACTGAGCTGCGCACGAGCCTTTGAGCCACGTCCTCTCTGTGACAGAGTCCCAGTTATCTTTCTCATGCTTTAGAAGTCTCCTACACTGTTTATGGCAAAGCTACCACATCCAGGAAGTCAGGGTGAGCCTGGAcactctttaaaaagaacaaacaaaacaattagGGCAGGAATGGAGGCAGGAGCAACCCCAGTTAATGtgcaattttcctttaaaaacagtAAACAGGGTTTTTACAATGCTTAGCACGAGCTAATAATCTTTTACCTTAAATGTAAGTAAAATCATTTGAAACATTCCAGTCGATGCTTATTTTCTAGGattatttacaagaaaaaaattcaggagCTGGGCAGTCATGATAAATGGCAATTTTTGGTATTAGGTTACAACAAACTTAACAGAGGACAGTCTCCAAAAGGTAGgctttgtttcatttcattttccccttAAGTGCTGTAAACATGCTTTTCCAAAGCCCAGGAAGACGCCAAGCCTTCACTAATCCAGAGCCTGGCGTTGGAAGCCACCGCTGTGACAGTCACTTCTCAACTCAGCTGGGACTGCGCAGTGCCCACAGTCACCGGGCCGAGTCTCTCCTCAGCGTCTTTGGTTAAAAGCAGCCAGCCCGCCGCCCCCACGTCCTAGCAGGAACACTCTCCTTCCTTTGCCTCCATTAGCAcctcaaagtgtgtgtgtgcgtgtgcatgtttAATGCTATTCCTCTGAGAGTTCAAGGCACTGGGGATTACAGCAAAGGGTTTCTGTTGAAAACTATTAAAATTAAGCCAGTTAGAATCCTCTCCCCTTCAAATATTATTAAGTACATTTTGCTTATTTAGGAACAGATTCTACAGCTGGATTGCAGATTTCTTTTATAGACAAGGACAGGCAAGAACTAAGCACCTTTTTTTTTGAGTGTCAGACTAAGCAAGGTGCTGAAATGTTCTCACTAGATCTTACGTTCACCTTAAGTCTGTGCCATGTTTAATGTTCTGCCTGAGCgtgtctggctcagctccagctttgtgGGAGGTCACACACTGCACAGGGACCGGGATACCCTGCTTTGTTTATACAACTGATGTAAAGGATACAAAACACAGTGCCAAAAGTTACCTGTAGGCTGAGGGGATTACTGTGGTAGAGAAACAGGCGTCTTCTCAAGTGTTAAGCCCGTGTAATCGCCCATGGTCACCACGCAGTCATACAGGGTCACTGGGGTCAGCCTAACCTTGAATAAAGTCTGAGGGCATCTGTTACGTATCTGTTAGCTCTGAGGGTATTTGCCAAAATCTGATCCTCTACTAAAATGGCAATGGTTTTTTTCACTTAGGAAGAACTACCTTGCTTTTGCAACATCAAACTGCTTTTAGTTGAGCAACAGGTGACAGGAGCCTGCCCTACGCCATCACCTGAAGCACTGCGCAGGCTAACAGCACGCGCCTGCTGGACCAGCGCAGCAGAGTCTGAAGCTTCACCTGGACACACAGTCCCTATTTTCCTCTTCATAGCTGTCACTCTACTGAAACTACTGTAACCCCCAATTTTGTTTCTAGTgacaagcagggccacagcaggtggCCCAGGATGACCGTGGATGACCGTGGGCGAGCACAGCACCTTGATTTAGCGGGGAGTACTGCAGCCTCGGTGCTGCATACTTTATCTGACATCCTGAGGACAGTCTAGTAACTTTCTCTTGGTTGGGCATATTCCTCACTTTACACATTTCCGGGAACTATTAAAAACATTCTTGATAGTTGTGTGGATAAGTGTATAAACTTTAAGAACACTGAGAATTACAGCCGCTAAGGAAAAGTGTTGGAATTTGAGTAGCAAAAGCCAGGCCACTACAGTGAATTCTGTAGTCTTTTACCACCGAGAACCTGAAGTGAGCTGTTCTATTAACCAAGAGCAGGTTCAGAATTGGTACCAAAACTTTTAAGCATAGAGTGGTCCAATTTCTGAATTATCTCTGGTAAAAATCAGAGGTGTCACTAAGCAGATTGCTAGCTCCAGTAGGCCGCTGCTGGTACTGCTCTCAGCAGCACGAACTGGTCCGCACCATTCACCTGTCACCACAGCCATGCTGGCTgtcctgctttgctgctggggcctgCAGCAGCCGGGCAGGGCGGCAGCGACAGAAGGCACAGTGCCGGGGATTTCTGGCAGTGGGTTTTCCAGAGTAGAAAAGTTACAGAAATTCAGATAATTCTGACTGCATCCCAGGTGGCATGGTACAGCAGGCTGGCATCGCGTATCTGAGGGCTGTTTTGGAtccggctgctctgctgctgatccagctccctgctagggcaCCCGACGAGGCAAGAAGTGATGGTGCAGGTGGGccacctagatggagttcccggcCCTCACTTCAACCCGCACAGccctggcacttggggagtgaaccagcaactggaagatctttgtctctgcttttcaaacaaaatctttcaaaaaaaattttttttttattggaaagtcagatatatagggaggagagacggagaagatcttccatcggttgagttcactccccaagtggcctcaatggctaaagctacgctgatctgaagccaggagctgcttctgggtctccaatgtggttgcagggtcccaaggctttgggccgtcctcaactgctttcccaggccacaagcatggaggtaaatggtaagcaggccaccaggattagaaccagtgaccatatgggatcctggcatgtgcaaggcaaggactttagccactcggctactgcgccaggcccaaaagatcttaaaacacatacacatactccaGCAGCCACCCAAATTACAAACCACTAGGAAGTAAAACATCAGAAGCATAATGTAAGATCTCATTTTGATTTTGGGTTCCGTTTGACATATAATAAAACAGTTCTTTCCATCTCTGCTGAAACAAAGGTACAGCGCACTCCCAGACAAGGCCCGAGACTCCGATTAAGCGTCTCTGGCCCTGCTGTCCCTTTGAGCAGCACTAATGCTCACAGCCTGCCAGCTCTTCCCGGGAAAATGTACCAGAGGCATCAGTTCAGGTGCTGGTCACCAGAATTGGCATAAGCAAGAACTTCCACTGTACCAGAAACTCACATCGTGCGTGAAAGGTGGGGGGCACACGAGTGTTCTCCCCTCAAGGAAAGCTCAGGCTATCTGGCTACACGTGAAGAAAAAGCCCCGCATCAAACTGGTAAGCCCAGATCCCTAGAAGAGAGCTGGATATCTAAGAAGCAGGCTTCATGCTGGCACCCACTCCTACCTTGCAGACACGGGCGACCCCCAGAACCGGGAAGCTGCAGGCAGGCTTTGAGCTCGGCAGTCCACTCAAGGTCACTCGTGCGGCTGCGCGTGTGCAAGTGGACAAGCAGGCATGCTCCAGGTGACCTCCTGAGGGTATCAGCACAGTGCATGACAGTTCTGTGCCCAACCTGAGAGCCTGAGCGAACAGACCCGAAGCAGCAGAGCTTTCAGCGGCCGCCCAGTGGCGTCTCCTGCTCCTCACACACATCTTGCCCAGCAGCTGAGGTGCCACGTGTACCCTGTGGTGGGCTTCCTTGGGCAAGAGTGCCAGGGACTGGCACAACCTGCAACTATTCCCACCCACCAGCCCCTGCCTCTCCGGCATTCCTTTTCCAAAGAGTGATCCTTCACACAGGCACAGGTTTTAGCACCAGCTGTGCCCGTCCCTAGCAGGTGGGGCAGCCAGTTTTTAGTTTCCCGTTTAAGAGCTGCTCCAAGATCGCATTTTATTCCTGTCGGTTTATTACAAGCTGAAAAGACTGCACATTTCTTTCATGTACCAAGGAAAAttcataggaagaaaaaaaaagaatgaatatggCATGAAGCAGAGTGTCACTGGTGCCCTGGAGCCCTTGCCTGCCCGCCTGCAGCATCACCCACTGCCCCCAGACAAGCGGGCGCTGTTGTCACAGCATCAGTAACCTGGACAAGCTGGTAACCAGCCTGCAGCCAGCAGAGGGCCTGGTAGCCCTGCAGTTACAGACCTATGGCTGCAGCTGTTACAAATGCCTGTTCTTTAAACCCTGCCAGTCCAATAATGAATCACTTTGTATTACATATTCCACCCCATACCTGTTTGATTAGCAGCTCTTGTACAGAGCCTTCTTTGTAGTCTTTCTTACCTGCTTCTGGAGAGCAACACGGAAAAGCACAGGGATTTCAGAAGGTGACTGTTCTTCCTAATGCTGGGTCACAGATTTGTCTAATTCCTATACCCATTGGCTACAGATTCCTACCCACTGCAACGCCTAGCTAAGGTACACACTGTTAGGACTGCAGCTGGTAACCCCCGGACACGTGAGACACAGCCTAGGAGGGTTACTGTGCATCCAGACGGGGACCATGGCCCGGACCCCGCAGTGCTGCCAGGGAACTGCTGAAGGGCGCGCACTACGCCGGGGATGCAGGCAGCCTCGGCCCGTGGGATCACCTGTAAGCACAACCAACCACACGGGGCTCCCACACTGTGTCCCCATTCTGTGAAGCTGAGTCTTCCTGAATAAAGTGCCCCTTTATGTACACCAATCAAGTGTCAAGTACGTCTAACTTCAGGCAGTGCTGGGGAAAAACACACAAGCCCTGTAGCTACACCAGACTGGTGGCTCTCACAACATGTAACCCTGACTTACAGAACACACGCCATGCACGAGGCTGCACGGACAGACAATGGACAGCAGAAGTAGTTTTTGGTCCAATCCTTATGACAGATCAATGAAATCATCTAGGACAGAACACACCCCCCCCTTTCCATGCCTCTTCAAACCAAAATACACAGAACTCACTTCTCAAActaggagagaaaagaaataaatagaatctCTGTGCACgctctatatacacatatatgtatacatacatacatacacagactatagtgtgtgtgtacacacacgcacGGCTGGACACTACCTGAATAACATCACAGCAGGAGCCTGTCAACAGCGAAGTCGGGCGCCCAGGTGAGCTCACGGGAGCACTGATGCCAGACGCCCTGGGATGGGGTCCCCGGGCTACCAGTCTCTGGAGAGCTTGGTGTTCTGGTCTCTCttgggcggggcggggggcggccCTCTCCGCAGTGTCGCGTAGCCCGGTATGTGACTGCCCCCGCAGCCCGCCTTCTGTTGCTCGCTCAGCAGCTCGGGGGGCGGCGGGGGCAGCGCCATGTCATCCATGGTGGCTGTGGGTTCTGCTCTGGACACGCGCGAGGACGACAGCGAGCCGTGCCGGGTGATGGacttcctctgcagtgtcctgttGAGGTCCGCCAGGAAGCCAGGCTGCACAGTAAGGCTGGCCTTGGGCGACGTGGGCACTTGGGGGGCAGCTGCGGGAGCCGGCGGGGGCGGCTCCACGGCCTCGGCCTGGGTGAGGCGGGTGCTGTCGTTGCGTTTGGGCCGCGTGGGCGGAGGGGCCTTCTTGACCGATGACTTGGACCACGGCTGTGGCTGGGGGTTGACGACGGCCACTTTGGGGGAGGTACTCCCCGCGAATAACCCAGGGATCTCTATTGGGGGCGGAGGCAGCTCGATTTCAGGGGGTGGCGGTGGGAAGTCGGAGTCGGAGGGAGGAGAAGGAAACTCCACCACGGGGTCCTTGCTGCGCGCACCCGTGGCCGAGGCTCTGGCGGGCGCGCCGCCGGGGTGCAGAGCGCCGGGAAGGTGAACCCCGGCAAGATGGAGTTTGCCCGGCTTTGGGGGCGCTGCTGGAGGCACCCCCGACTCCTTGCCGGGAGGGCCCGGCTCCGCGGCCGAGGCGAACTTGCTGACCAGGCTGTCCACGGAGGGCCGCTTGGGCTCGGCCTGCTCTCCGACAGCGCCGGACTTAATGCTGGAGTTGCGCTGGGGGGTCGGGGGTGGCTTCTTCCCACCGGGGCTGGAGGTCTTACCGGGCTTTTTGCCCGGAGATCCGCTTTTGTCGGGGGTGGGAGAAGCGGCGGGTGGAGGCGGCGGCGTTGGCGCTGGCGGGGGAGGCGGCGGCGGGAACACCAGGCTGCTCTCCGGGGGCGGCGGCGGGAAATCCGGAGACGGGACCGGGGCGGCGCTGGGCTGCCACTTGGGCTTTGCTTTCACAGCAGGAGGGGACTGCGGCCCCGAGGGGGCCTTTCCGGGCTGAGGGTCcgccggcggcggcggtggcggcggtggGAACTGGCTGGCCAGCTGCCTGACCAGCGAGGGCGCGGGCGACagcggggagggagggggcttCCCGCCGAAGCTCTGCTGCTTGGGTAACGTTGGAGGGGGGCCTGGGGCCggaggggtgggtgggcagggcgggtggggggcggggaaagGCGGCTGTTTTTTCGCTGGGGGCACTGGGGGCGTCGGGGTAGGTGTTGGGGGCGCGGCTTGCGTGGCAGGGGGTGGCACTGTCTTGGTGCTGTGTGGAGGGATGGTCACCAGGGGCTTGGGGGGCGCTTGAGGAGGGAGGGTCGCTGGCATGACAGGAGCTGGGGGAGGCGTTGGAGGGGCTGCCTGAGCAACGTGTTGGACCTGATGGATCTTcagtggaggaggtggggggcTGAACTGTGGcagggacgggggacagggggcCGGCTTGAGCTGGGCCATAGCTGAGCCGGGGgttggaggtggtggtgggggagggggagggggcacaACTCCACTGGGAGGCACCAGGATCTGGGGCTTGGCTGACTGGGAGGCCAGGGTTTGCAAAGGTTGCAtggcgggtgggggtgggggcttaaACAGGGGCCCTGAATGTTGAGAGGCGTTCTGCAGCCTCGTGATGGTGCTGTACTTGACAAACATCGTGGCTGCAGAGCCAGAGGATGAGGCTGACTGACTGGGGAGTGGTGGAGGAGGCGGGGGCGGAGGAGGGGGCGGAggagggggcgggggtgggggaggaggcagaggggggGAAGGCTGAGAAGCAGTGTAGGGGGTCACCATCTTGGGTTGTGGGGATAAAGGGGGCATAAGTGAAGTGTAGGGCCGATTCGCAGACTCCATTCTGGCctacagggtggggtggggaggggttaGGGAGAGAAACAATACACAGGACAGTTACCAAGGTAAGCTTTGACTGTCTGAAGGCAAAGTAAGGCATCTGAGACATGCAGGACCCGACGTGAGGTTGCTGATCAGAGGGACAGGGTCTGAAGGCTGAAACCTGAGGCCTTGGGCAAGATGCACACGGGGACGTTCTGCTACATCCACAAGCCTCCTAGGAAACGGGCCTGCCTCACCCTCCAGGACAACGTCCTGCTCTAAGCTcctcctgggtccctgctgccctccgGCTGGGGGAGCTGTGACCGCCCCAGTCCACCTTCCAGTCAGGTCGTGAGTGGTCGTGGTCGGGCAGACCAAGGCGCTGGGTTAGGAGCAGGCAGAGCAGAGGCCTCACCAACAGCAAGGACGGTGTGCAGTCACACGGAGACAAACGAGGTCCCTGTCCACCCATGGGGCAGTGATACTCGCATCACCGTGCATGAAAACTGGCAGTGCAAGTacgggtggtggggggagggctaGTTTACGTTTGTTTTACTGGAaaacacataaaggaatgctttGTCAACACTATAGCAGTGGAtcgtaaaatacagaaaaagccaGAAGATGAGAGGAAACTAGAGCATGAGAGATCTGGCAGACAGCAGAGCGCTCATCGACCCCAGGTGCCCTGGCACTGCCGAAATGCCCCGTGGTGATGAGGTTCATGCACAACTGTAGTCCAAGGACCTTCAAAGAATGGAAAGGGAGGACCGGTTCTTTCAGGATTTCTGAACAAACTTCAGGGAACCCGAGGAAaccatttgtttaaaaagagaATGGCATCTGATTAGCAAGGAAAACACTGAGGTTAGTAAACTAGGAGGCTCAGGATGGGGCTAGGCCCGGATGCCCACCAGGACACTCACATTTCCTTAAAGAGACACAGCAAGGTAAAAGCATTAGTCTGTAAGATCCGGTTAAGGGAGTCACCCAGGTTAATGTGTTTCCAGAGAAGAGCCCCTGACCTTAACTTGaccctgtcttggctgcttcgGGGGTGCGGACCTTAGCTGTGCTGGCCTTCTCACTTGACACCTGAGCCTGAGGTAATGGGAGAAACAGAGGAGTCAGGACACAACCACACAACAGCGCTGCACCCAGCGGGGCCGCGCATCCCAACTCCGTGCCGCTGGGCGGCACCCCTGCGCACGGAGGGCCCTGTGTGCCTCGGCCTTGGCAGTAACAGGTGTGCAGCTCCATGCTTTAAAGGGCACGGATCTCACCCACAAATACTTTGCTAAGCCAGAGATTTTCTTTAGGCAAAACAATGAGTAAACCAGCTTCTCCAAGTATGTCCTTGGAATATTGGCTCCATCCCACCTGATTCCAcgggaggagagggagacagcTAGCTGTCTGAAGTCCTGAGTATCAGGCAGTTGAAATGCCAGCCCTGTGAGAACTGAGGTCATCAGAAGCAATTCTCAGATACTCGCTTCTGAATGAACCGCAACTGAGGGCTCTCCAGCCTCTGCAGGCCCAGGCCAATCAACCTCTGCAGAATGAAAGGACacatttatttaataaagaaGTTTAAGTGTCCCTTCCATTCTCATTTGTTAATGTATCTGTATAAGTGACTTGGACCAAAAGTATTTGTATAAGTGACTTGGACTTGGACCAATCAA
Encoded proteins:
- the RAPH1 gene encoding ras-associated and pleckstrin homology domains-containing protein 1, translated to MEQLSDEEIDHGAEEDSDKEDQDLDKMFGAWLGELDKLTQSLDSDKPIQPVKRSPLRQETNMANFSYRFSIYNLNEALNQGETVDLDALMADLCSIEQELSSIGSGNSKRPITETKATQKLPAGCHASKHGTLKVSSSSSNRITKPAQANYSLDDITAQLEQASLSMDEAAQQSALEDSKPLVTGQHRRTASAGTVSDADVRSVSNSSRSSITSAASSMDSLDIEKVTRPQELDLTPQGQPITEEEQAAKVKAEKIRVALEKIKEAQVKKLVIRVHMSDDSSKTMMVDERQTVRQVLDNLMDKSHCGYSLDWSLVETVSELQMERIFEDHENLVENLLNWTRDSQNKLIFMERIEKYALFKNPQNYLLGKKETVEMADRNKEVLLEECFCGSSVTVPEIEGVLWLKDDGKKSWKKRYFLLRASGIYYVPKGKAKVSRELVCFLQLDHVNVYYGQDYRSKYKAPTDYCLVLKHPQIQKKSQYIKYLCCDDMRTLHQWVNGIRIAKYGKQLYVNYQEALKRTESAYDWTSLSSSSIKSGSSSSSIPESQSNHSNQSDSGVSDTQPAGHVRSQSTVSSIFSEAWKRGTQLEESSKARMESANRPYTSLMPPLSPQPKMVTPYTASQPSPPLPPPPPPPPPPPPPPPPPPPPLPSQSASSSGSAATMFVKYSTITRLQNASQHSGPLFKPPPPPAMQPLQTLASQSAKPQILVPPSGVVPPPPPPPPPPTPGSAMAQLKPAPCPPSLPQFSPPPPPLKIHQVQHVAQAAPPTPPPAPVMPATLPPQAPPKPLVTIPPHSTKTVPPPATQAAPPTPTPTPPVPPAKKQPPFPAPHPPCPPTPPAPGPPPTLPKQQSFGGKPPPSPLSPAPSLVRQLASQFPPPPPPPPADPQPGKAPSGPQSPPAVKAKPKWQPSAAPVPSPDFPPPPPESSLVFPPPPPPPAPTPPPPPAASPTPDKSGSPGKKPGKTSSPGGKKPPPTPQRNSSIKSGAVGEQAEPKRPSVDSLVSKFASAAEPGPPGKESGVPPAAPPKPGKLHLAGVHLPGALHPGGAPARASATGARSKDPVVEFPSPPSDSDFPPPPPEIELPPPPIEIPGLFAGSTSPKVAVVNPQPQPWSKSSVKKAPPPTRPKRNDSTRLTQAEAVEPPPPAPAAAPQVPTSPKASLTVQPGFLADLNRTLQRKSITRHGSLSSSRVSRAEPTATMDDMALPPPPPELLSEQQKAGCGGSHIPGYATLRRGPPPAPPKRDQNTKLSRDW